Proteins from a single region of bacterium:
- a CDS encoding ABC transporter permease has protein sequence MMPFSLFLALKYLKPKRTYFSVVTIISVLGVLLGVAVLIIVLSVMTGFDDMWREKILGFNAHLTVTAQGGVTEEEDVMKQLARLEGVAGVAPSTEGQVVVQHGRSIYTPVLRGIDPAREGAVSQIPASVTQGLFSVKGQDVVIGIDLARRIGVGVGDKLLINSPASFVNKDEITLPEEFRVAGIFSVGMWEYDSGFVFCSTEKARTLFGYESGVGAVRLMAKDPYRAQEVARQIRSQLGPDYYVTTWMEQNRQIFSALRVEKNMMFFLLIFITIVAAFGITNTLITVTVQKTREIGLLKAIGFPSGSIMRIFFWQGWIEGMVGTLSGVGAALLILHYRNDLLRWLSDTFNLELFPKELYRLSEIPARTAPLDVIVVAGSVVLICTLAGLIPAWRAARLDPVEALRHE, from the coding sequence CCGAAGCGGACCTATTTCTCGGTGGTCACGATCATTTCGGTCTTGGGGGTATTGCTCGGGGTGGCTGTCCTGATTATTGTGTTATCCGTGATGACCGGGTTTGATGACATGTGGCGCGAGAAAATCCTCGGGTTCAATGCCCATCTGACCGTGACGGCCCAGGGTGGCGTGACCGAGGAAGAGGATGTGATGAAGCAGCTGGCCCGTCTGGAAGGCGTCGCCGGGGTGGCTCCCTCCACGGAGGGGCAGGTGGTGGTTCAGCATGGGCGCAGCATCTACACGCCCGTATTGCGCGGTATTGATCCCGCCCGTGAAGGTGCCGTCAGTCAGATTCCCGCCAGTGTCACCCAGGGACTGTTCAGTGTGAAGGGGCAGGATGTGGTGATCGGAATTGATCTCGCCCGGCGCATCGGGGTGGGGGTGGGCGATAAACTGCTGATTAATTCCCCCGCCAGTTTCGTCAACAAGGATGAAATCACCCTGCCTGAAGAGTTCCGGGTGGCCGGAATCTTTAGTGTGGGGATGTGGGAGTATGATTCCGGGTTTGTGTTCTGCTCAACCGAGAAGGCGCGGACCCTGTTCGGGTATGAAAGCGGGGTCGGGGCCGTACGGCTGATGGCGAAGGATCCCTATCGCGCCCAGGAAGTGGCCCGGCAGATTCGCAGCCAGTTGGGGCCGGACTATTATGTGACCACCTGGATGGAGCAAAACCGGCAGATCTTCAGTGCGCTCCGGGTTGAGAAAAACATGATGTTCTTCCTGTTGATTTTCATCACCATTGTGGCGGCATTCGGGATTACCAATACGCTGATCACCGTGACGGTTCAGAAGACCCGCGAGATCGGCTTGCTCAAGGCGATAGGTTTTCCCTCGGGCAGCATTATGCGGATATTCTTCTGGCAGGGCTGGATCGAAGGCATGGTGGGAACCTTATCCGGAGTGGGGGCGGCCCTGTTGATCCTGCATTACCGGAATGATTTGCTCCGGTGGTTGTCCGATACTTTCAATCTGGAGTTGTTTCCCAAAGAACTCTACCGCCTGAGTGAAATTCCTGCGCGGACCGCGCCGTTGGACGTCATTGTGGTGGCGGGTTCAGTGGTATTGATTTGTACCCTGGCGGGCCTGATTCCAGCGTGGCGGGCGGCGCGGCTTGATCCTGTTGAGGCATTGCGGCATGAATGA
- a CDS encoding ABC transporter ATP-binding protein produces the protein MNEQPIVKTDAITKTYLMGGRPLTVLKKVSVSVQPGETVAIIGPSGAGKSTLLHALGGLDQPTEGTVWFKEQTLYGMTPRERTLIRARHIGFVFQSYHLLPELDVLENVLLPTMAFWKMRRQRAAHRQRAEALLETVGLSDRMGHTPLELSGGEQQRVALARALMNEPELVLADEPTGNLDSVTGESILKCLFAMTQERRHTLILVTHNDEVAKRCDRIIHMKDGCVVDVKETGVS, from the coding sequence ATGAATGAGCAACCCATAGTCAAAACGGATGCGATCACCAAGACCTACCTCATGGGCGGACGACCCCTGACGGTGTTGAAGAAGGTCTCGGTGTCGGTACAGCCCGGCGAAACGGTCGCCATCATCGGTCCGAGCGGCGCTGGAAAAAGTACGCTGCTGCACGCCCTGGGCGGATTGGATCAACCCACGGAGGGGACGGTTTGGTTTAAAGAGCAGACGTTGTACGGGATGACTCCACGTGAAAGAACGTTGATCCGGGCCCGGCATATCGGGTTTGTATTTCAATCCTACCACCTGCTGCCGGAATTGGATGTGCTTGAAAATGTGCTGCTACCCACCATGGCGTTCTGGAAGATGCGACGACAGCGTGCCGCACACCGGCAACGTGCCGAGGCCTTGTTGGAGACGGTGGGACTCTCCGACCGGATGGGGCATACGCCGTTGGAGCTTTCCGGGGGCGAGCAGCAGCGTGTGGCGCTGGCCCGGGCGTTGATGAATGAGCCGGAATTGGTGCTGGCCGATGAGCCTACCGGGAATTTGGACAGCGTGACGGGTGAATCGATTTTGAAATGCCTGTTCGCCATGACGCAGGAGCGGCGGCATACTTTGATTTTGGTGACGCATAATGATGAGGTTGCAAAGCGATGCGATCGTATCATTCATATGAAAGATGGTTGTGTGGTGGATGTTAAGGAGACAGGTGTTTCATGA